The proteins below come from a single Miscanthus floridulus cultivar M001 chromosome 1, ASM1932011v1, whole genome shotgun sequence genomic window:
- the LOC136524722 gene encoding uncharacterized protein: MAKRRSKFGLARFGCFGGQARAEKMAEDGYPVKLHIYDLSQGMARQLSATILGKAIKAIWHTGVVVYGREYYFGGGIQQGQPGRTPYGTPIRVEDLGVTHVPREVFEEFLREIGPRYAPATYKLLSHNCNNFSNEAAQFLAGAAIPGYILELPNQVMNSPVGALILPMIQGLETSLGAGAVPQPPQFSPAPAAPVGAATVTRPATNDVVPRSTAAAAAADKPEAAKTAGNNGSANDTTAVPLPPAAQPAAAPAAAAAEVSSAAPPPDPLAAAKSRVQEEIKREFAAIIAAGTARAGEAAALATRRVMERHGLQRAAAAAAQRG; encoded by the exons ATGGCCAAGCGGCGGAGTAAATTCGGTTTGGCTAG GTTCGGATGCTTCGGGGGCCAAGCTCGGGCGGAGAAGATGGCAGAG GATGGGTATCCGGTGAAGCTGCACATCTA CGATCTTAGCCAAGGGATGGCGCGGCAGCTCTCGGCGACTATCCTCGGCAAGGCCATCAAGGCTATTTG GCACACCGGTGTGGTCGTCTACGGGCGGGAGTACTACTTTGGCGGCGGCATCCAGCAAGGCCAGCCCGGCCGGACGCCCTACGGCACGCCCATCCGGGTGGAGGACCTGGGCGTGACCCACGTCCCCAGGGAGGTGTTCGAGGAGTTCCTCCGGGAGATCGGCCCGCGCTACGCCCCGGCCACCTACAAGCTCCTCAGCCACAACTGCAACAACTTCAGCAACGAGGCCGCGCAGTTCCTCGCTGGTGCCGCCATCCCCGGCTACATCCTCGAGCTGCCGAACCAAGTGATGAACAGCCCGGTCGGCGCGCTGATAT TGCCGATGATCCAGGGGCTGGAGACGAGCTTGGGAGCTGGGGCTGTGCCGCAGCCGCCGCAATTCAGTCCGGCTCCTGCAGCCCCCGTTGGCGCCGCCACCGTGACTCGGCCGGCGACGAATGACGTGGTGCCAAGAtcgacggctgctgctgctgctgctgataaACCGGAGGCTGCCAAGACAGCGGGCAATAATGGCAGTGCCAATGACACCACGGCCGTTCCACTTCCACCGGCAGCGCAGCCCGCAGCAGCACCGGCGGCAGCCGCCGCTGAGGTGAGCAGCGCGGCGCCTCCTCCAGACCCCCTTGCGGCGGCGAAGAGCCGGGTGCAGGAGGAGATAAAGCGCGAGTTCGCTGCCATCATTGCGGCCGGCACGGCGCGTGCCGGCGAGGCCGCCGCGCTGGCCACGCGCAGGGTCAT